The segment CGGCATAGCAGTCCAGAATGTCCTGCGCCGAGTGCTTGCGGCCGATGCCGGCCAGCACCTCGTCCGAGAAGGTCTGCGGGTTGATGGAGATGCGGGTAGCGCCGTATTCCCGGATGACAGCCAGCTTTTCCGCATCCGTACAGTCCGGACGGCCTGCCTCCACCGTATATTCCACGACCTTCGAGAGGTCAAAATTCGCCCGGACCGTGCCCATCAGCTGCCGCAGCTGGTCGGCAGACAGGCTGGTGGGCGTGCCGCCGCCAATGTAGATGCTGCAAAGGGTAAGCCCCGCCTTGTCGGCCTGAATGCGGATCTCTTCCACTTCCCGGCACAGACAGTCCACATAGGGCTGCACCATCTTGCGGTCGCGGTCCAGATTGCAGCTGACAAAGCTGCAGTAGCTGCACCGGGACGGACAGAACGGGATGCCGATATACAGGCTGTAGGTTCTGGGTTCACTGCCCACCTTCAGGATGGGCTCCTGCAGATCTGCAATGGCCTTGGCCATGGTGTATTTCTGCTGCGAGCAATCAAACCGCTCCAGAAAAAAGCGGTCGATCTCCGCTTCCGTCCAGCCTGCGGCGCGCTTGTCATGGATGAGCCGCACCGGGCGCACGCCGGTCATTTTGCCCCAGGGCGGGCGGAGCCCCGTCCACTGGCGCAGCAGATCGTAAGTCAGGCTGGCAAGGCTGAATTCCGGGGTCTCGCCGCCCTGTTCCACAGGCGCAGGCAGCGGTGCGTGCCGTTCAGCACTTCTGCCGCCCTGACGCACCAGCGCATGCAGGCCGTCCGGCGTTTTTTCTGCCCAGACGCAGTCCTCGGCGTCCTCCGGTGGGGTGAGGGTGAGCGGTGCCATGGGGTAAAACAAACGCACCAGATGCTCCACTTCGTAGCCGGAGGGCAGGCCGGTAATATAGATCTTCATTTTCGTTCACTCTTCAAAAAATGTCGTTTCCGCCGCGCAGAGCGCTGCGGATATAGTAG is part of the Faecalibacterium sp. HTF-F genome and harbors:
- the hemZ gene encoding coproporphyrinogen dehydrogenase HemZ, which gives rise to MKIYITGLPSGYEVEHLVRLFYPMAPLTLTPPEDAEDCVWAEKTPDGLHALVRQGGRSAERHAPLPAPVEQGGETPEFSLASLTYDLLRQWTGLRPPWGKMTGVRPVRLIHDKRAAGWTEAEIDRFFLERFDCSQQKYTMAKAIADLQEPILKVGSEPRTYSLYIGIPFCPSRCSYCSFVSCNLDRDRKMVQPYVDCLCREVEEIRIQADKAGLTLCSIYIGGGTPTSLSADQLRQLMGTVRANFDLSKVVEYTVEAGRPDCTDAEKLAVIREYGATRISINPQTFSDEVLAGIGRKHSAQDILDCYAEARKAGHDDINMDLIAGLPGDTVESFEHSLRQAIALDPENITVHTLTLKRASRIVIEDQSTNDYADVAAMLEKCRLLAEAGYRPYYLYRQKNTLQNLENVGWCKPGHEGYYNIYIMEEVQTILSAGAGGSTKLVADGGKRMQRIFNFKYPNEYIQRFAEVLERKKGVADFYDHDLGTETSG